A genome region from Phaeobacter sp. A36a-5a includes the following:
- a CDS encoding sulfite exporter TauE/SafE family protein — protein MSDNSILTVFLSAGLTLENLIFAFAIAALAGTVKGMVGFAMPMILVSGLSLFLPPDIALAGLILPTLVTNGMQALRQGVMAAWESIRRFRIFLLVGLIFLLGSAQLVRVLPQDFMLILIGGPVTLFALLQLFGIPIPISSATPRIEATVAAVAGFIGGFSGIWGPPTVAYLTALGTEKREQMRVQGVIYGLGAVALLVAHIGSGVMRAETAPFSMLLIPPAILGMWIGGRLQDRINQVTFRRVTLVVLLLAGANLLRRGLIS, from the coding sequence ATGTCCGATAATTCGATCCTTACCGTTTTCCTCTCTGCGGGTCTTACCCTGGAAAACTTGATCTTTGCGTTTGCGATTGCAGCACTTGCCGGCACGGTCAAGGGGATGGTTGGTTTTGCCATGCCGATGATCCTTGTTTCAGGACTTAGCCTGTTCTTACCGCCCGATATTGCGCTTGCCGGGTTGATCCTGCCCACGCTGGTGACCAATGGGATGCAGGCCCTGCGGCAAGGGGTAATGGCGGCCTGGGAGTCGATTCGGCGGTTCAGGATCTTTCTGCTTGTGGGTCTGATCTTTCTGCTGGGCAGTGCGCAGCTGGTCCGCGTATTGCCACAGGACTTCATGCTGATCCTGATAGGCGGGCCGGTCACCCTGTTTGCTTTGTTGCAGCTGTTTGGGATTCCAATCCCCATTTCCAGCGCCACACCGCGTATTGAGGCAACGGTGGCTGCTGTCGCCGGCTTCATCGGTGGCTTCTCCGGTATCTGGGGGCCGCCCACGGTGGCCTATCTGACGGCGCTTGGAACCGAAAAGCGCGAGCAGATGCGGGTACAGGGAGTCATTTACGGGCTGGGCGCCGTGGCGCTGCTGGTGGCGCATATCGGGTCCGGCGTCATGAGAGCCGAGACCGCGCCCTTTTCAATGTTGCTGATCCCTCCGGCGATTCTGGGAATGTGGATCGGCGGACGGTTGCAGGATCGGATCAATCAGGTCACCTTTCGGCGGGTAACTTTGGTTGTATTGCTGCTGG